GCCCCAATTCATCCTGCTTCGGCTGCCTGACGATCACACATCAGGTACCAGACCGGGAATTGCTACTCCTCCCGCTGCTGTCGCCGACAACGATCTCGCCGTTGGCAGAGTAGTTGAGGCGGTTTCCCACAGTGCTTACTGGCAGGATACGGCGATCTTCATATTGGAAGATGATGCGCAAAACGGCGCCGACCACGTAGACGCTCATCGCAGCATCGCGTGGGCAATCAGCCGATTCTCGCCCCACGGTCCGCAAGGAAAGCCGTTTGTCGATCACACGTTCTACACCACGGTAAACATGGTCCACACCATGGAAGCCCTGCTCGGCGCGCCACCAATGAACAACAACGATGCCCGCGCCGCAGTGATGGCTGCGATGTTTTCCGGTGAAGGCGATCAGCCGCCCTACAGCGCGGATACGCGCAATCGCGATAACCGACTGATCTACAAAATGAATCCTCCGAAAGGAGCTGACGCTAAGAAGTCAGCGGAGCTTGATTTTTCGCATGCGGATGCTGCCGACGCAGGTGTCCTGAACGCGATTCTCTGGCGCAATCGCATGGGAGATCGTCCCATCCCGCATACGCCCGGCGCTGAATTCAAATAGTGCTTAACAGAACCGCCGCCGGTAGGCGGGAATAGCGCGTGTGTTGCGGCTGCTCCGTGCAACCGCTGGCAGTATCGTCGCATTCGAAGTTCGCCTTTCGGCGATCTTCGACCCACCGGCTACCGCCGGCGGTTCTGTTTTTGTTCCGCTATGCGACGGCTTCCGCGTATTGCTGGGGATTGCTGCGGAACTTATCCGCGCATTGCTGCGAGCAGAAGTAATAATCTTTGCCGTTGTGATTCACCTTGGCTGCGGCGTTCTTCTCATCGATCCGCATGTTGCAAACAGGATCTCGTTGCATAGTATCCTCCGAACAGATTGGAAGGGCAGCAGGGAGCAGTAGGCTGCCCGCGGAGAAACAAAGTGTCAGAGAAGACCATCAGTGCCGTGGTCGCGGAGCGCCGCTCCACCCCTCGTTTTGCCGAAACACCGGTGCGGGAAGAGGATCTGAAAAAGATCCTGATCGCAGGACTAGAATCACCCAGCGGCTACAATCTCCAGCCGTGGCGATTCGTCGTAGTCCGTGATGCGGAGGTTCGCAGAAACCTTCGCGCCGCCGCGCACAATCAACCCAAGATCGAGCAGGCACCGGTGGTCATTGTTGCGTTGGGCGATCCCGATGGATGGCGGCAGGGCGATCTCGATGAAATGATCCGCATCGGCTCCGAATATGGATATGCCCATCCCTCAAAATCCGGTCAGACAAGGCAACTAATCCACGATTACCTGAGCCAGCACGAAAATCTGCCTATGTGGCTCAACCGTCAGGTGATGATCGCGCTCACTACGATGATGCTGATGGCCGAGGCGCTTGGCTATGACACTGCGCTGATGGAAGGCTTCAAGGATCAGGAAGTTCGCGATACAGTTTACGCTCCGGCCGACATGGAAGTCGTCTGCCTGCTCGCAATCGGTCACCGCGATGGCGAAGACAAACGCTACGGTGGAAGATTTCCAAGCGATCGCGTGTTGTTTGCAGAACGATTCGGAAATCCATTCAGGTTGTAAGATTTCGCAGGCCACTCGCACGAAATTGAAGCTCCTAAGCTGCGAAGCCAACAGTCGATTCACTGTGTCGGACAACGCCTTGGCTTAGAAGCTCAAGAGCTCAGCAGCTTAGAAGGTTGTTTCATGCGCCGCGATTATCCTGACCGCCCATTTCTTGGTGTTGGCGCTATCGTCATTCATGACAATCGGGTATTACTCGTTCGCCGGGCAAATCCTCCCCTTCAGGGCGAATGGTCTATTCCCGGCGGCTTGGTGGAAACGGGAGAGACTACTCGGGATGCGATTGTTCGTGAGGTACTCGAAGAGACCGCGTTGCGGGTTGAAGTGGCCGCATTGGTGGAAGTATTCGAACGCATTCTTCGGGACAATCAGTCTCGTGTGCAATATCACTACGTGCTCCTGGATTACCGATGCTGCGTGGCCAGCGGAGAGGCGTACGCCGGCTCCGATGTGAGCGAGGTGCGCTGGGTGACTTTGGATGAACTGGAATTGCTCTCCGTAGCGCCAGAGACATGCGCAGTAATTCGCAAAGCTGTTGATTCCGCAGCAAACAAATCGGAACTATAAACTCGGTTCTCTCCTCGTTCCTTGTTGATAATCTGGCTTCGTGGCTTCGCAGCTCCGAAGCTTCTTGCATGCTTCCTCCTGAACTCGCAGCCGCAATCGCCGCATTGAACGCAGAAATTCCGCGTGGAGATCTCGCACGCACTGTGGCCGAGCTTAGCTCGCAATATCGTGCGAAGACGCGATCGCGCCCGCAGCTCACCGCTATGCATCGCACTGCGTATCTTGCGGCCCGCTTGCCGGCAACTTATGCGGTGATCGCGCGTGTGATTCGCGAAGCACAACTCCGCGTTCCAGGATTGCGCGTTGAAAGTATGATCGACTTGGGCGCTGGTCCTGGGGCAGCAATGTGGGCCGCAGCAGAGCAATTTCCTGATCTCGCGCGAATTCTTTTGATAGAAGATTCGGCTGGATGGGTCGAGATGGGCAGACGATTAAGTTCCAGCTCGGGAAATAGCGCGATTCGTAATGCCGATTGGCGGCAGGGAAGCGTCACTCGCGAATTTTCACTGGAGTCGTTCGACTTCGTGATTGCGTCGTACTTGATGAATGAAATTCCGGTGCAGGACCGGACCAGAGTCGCACTGGCGGCATGGCAATGCACGAAGAAATTGCTTGTGATTATCGAGCCAGGCACGCCGGAGGGATTTGCCAATATCCGCAGCCTTCGTCAGGAGTTAATTGCTGCAGGAGGCTATATAGCGGCGCCATGCCCTCACGCAAACGACTGCCCGATTGCGGCCGGAGACTGGTGCCACTTCTCTGAGCGTCTGGAGCGCACCTCCGAACACCGAAGAGCAAAGGGAGGGGAACGCGGATACGAAGACGAGAAGTATTCGTACCTGATTTTCTCGCGTGAGCCCGTCGTATTACCCGCCGCAAGAATTCTGCGGCACCCACGAAAGCACCCCGGTCATGCCGAATTCGAACTCTGCACTGCGGAAGGACTGAAACGGGAAACGATTTCGCGCAAGCAAGGCGAGCGCTACAAGACAGCGAAGAAGGCGGAATGGGGCGAGACTTTGTAGAGACGCAGTACGATGCGTCTCTACTTCTGCTCGATTCCTATTTCGGCGTGCTTGTTTTCGGCGGTATGCGATGCGCTGCTGCTGCGGGTTTCCGCGGTCGCGCTTTGGGCTTTGCCAGCCCTGTGATGTCGATTTTGGTAATCTTCGCCGGATCATAGGGACGGTTATCGCGAGGATCGGTCGCCTTGCGCGCAATCTGCTTCACGAGTTCTACGCTCTCCGGAGTGCATTGGCCGAAGATCGTGTGATGTCCGTTCAGATGTGGTGTGGGAACTTCCGTGATGAAGAACTGCGATCCATTCGTGTTCGGTCCGGAGTTGGCCATCGCGAGGCGACCGGGAACATCGAAGTTGAGGTCAGGCGAGATCTCATCCTCAAAGCTGTAGCCAGGACCGCCTTCTCCCGTTCCCTCCGGATCACCACCCTGAATCATGAAATTCGGAATCACGCGATGGAAGATGGTGCCGTTGTATAGCGGGACACCGTGTTCCTTCTTGTGCGTTTCGGGATTAGTCCAGTCCCTCGTGCCCGTGGCCAGGCCGATGAAGTTCTCGACCGTCTTTGGAGCCTGTTTTGGGAACAGCTCGCAAGTAAGATCGCCGGCGGTAGTGTGAATGATGGCTTTGGGATTTGCCGCAGGCGCTGCCTGCTGGGCAGTGCTGTTGGCGTGAGTCGTGCGATGCGTTGTCGCCGACTTCGATTGCGCGGTCTGGGCAAAGACAAAAGAAGGCAGAATGCAAAACAAGAAAATGAGACGAGCTGTCATGTTCTCCTCGTGCTTAGCTTTAATGCGCTGAACTCATGTGTCGAGCTGCTGACGCTCGCTGCTGCGACTTCTGAGCGCGCATCTGTTTGCTGACCTGTTCAACCTGGCGGAAGACGCGCATGAAATTTCCGCCCAGAATCTTGCGAATCTGCGCTGCCGTATATCCGCGTTTAAGCAGGCCTT
The nucleotide sequence above comes from Terriglobales bacterium. Encoded proteins:
- a CDS encoding NUDIX hydrolase; translation: MRRDYPDRPFLGVGAIVIHDNRVLLVRRANPPLQGEWSIPGGLVETGETTRDAIVREVLEETALRVEVAALVEVFERILRDNQSRVQYHYVLLDYRCCVASGEAYAGSDVSEVRWVTLDELELLSVAPETCAVIRKAVDSAANKSEL
- a CDS encoding small ribosomal subunit Rsm22 family protein produces the protein MLPPELAAAIAALNAEIPRGDLARTVAELSSQYRAKTRSRPQLTAMHRTAYLAARLPATYAVIARVIREAQLRVPGLRVESMIDLGAGPGAAMWAAAEQFPDLARILLIEDSAGWVEMGRRLSSSSGNSAIRNADWRQGSVTREFSLESFDFVIASYLMNEIPVQDRTRVALAAWQCTKKLLVIIEPGTPEGFANIRSLRQELIAAGGYIAAPCPHANDCPIAAGDWCHFSERLERTSEHRRAKGGERGYEDEKYSYLIFSREPVVLPAARILRHPRKHPGHAEFELCTAEGLKRETISRKQGERYKTAKKAEWGETL
- a CDS encoding nitroreductase family protein, translating into MSEKTISAVVAERRSTPRFAETPVREEDLKKILIAGLESPSGYNLQPWRFVVVRDAEVRRNLRAAAHNQPKIEQAPVVIVALGDPDGWRQGDLDEMIRIGSEYGYAHPSKSGQTRQLIHDYLSQHENLPMWLNRQVMIALTTMMLMAEALGYDTALMEGFKDQEVRDTVYAPADMEVVCLLAIGHRDGEDKRYGGRFPSDRVLFAERFGNPFRL
- a CDS encoding peptidylprolyl isomerase, which encodes MTARLIFLFCILPSFVFAQTAQSKSATTHRTTHANSTAQQAAPAANPKAIIHTTAGDLTCELFPKQAPKTVENFIGLATGTRDWTNPETHKKEHGVPLYNGTIFHRVIPNFMIQGGDPEGTGEGGPGYSFEDEISPDLNFDVPGRLAMANSGPNTNGSQFFITEVPTPHLNGHHTIFGQCTPESVELVKQIARKATDPRDNRPYDPAKITKIDITGLAKPKARPRKPAAAAHRIPPKTSTPK
- a CDS encoding YHS domain-containing protein yields the protein MQRDPVCNMRIDEKNAAAKVNHNGKDYYFCSQQCADKFRSNPQQYAEAVA